A section of the Saccharomyces paradoxus strain CBS432 chromosome XII sequence genome encodes:
- the MDL1 gene encoding ATP-binding cassette permease MDL1 (Mitochondrial inner membrane half-type ABC transporter~similar to YLR188W) → MIVRMIRLCNGPKLLRSQFTSASALYSTKPLFKPLTCQKVGMALIIPRRKQFFFRSIRLQSSITEGKKPTKPTLKLSDANSKSSGFKDIKRLFVLSKPESRYIGLALLLILISSSVSMAVPSVIGKLLDLASESDDKDEEGSKSNKLYGLTKKQFFTALGVVFIIGAVANASRIIILKVTGERLVARLRTRTMKAALDQDATFLDTNRVGDLISRLSSDASIVAKSVTQNVSDGTRAIIQGFVGFGMMSFLSWKLTCVMMVLAPPLGAMALIYGRKIRNLSRQLQTSVGGLTKVAEEQLNATRTIQAYGGEKNEVHRYAKEVRNVFHIGLKEAVTSGLFFGSTGLVGNTAMLSLLLVGTSMIQSGTMTVGELSSFMMYAVYTGSSLFGLSSFYSELMKGAGAAARVFELNDRKPLIRPTIGRDPVSLAQKPIVFKNVSFTYPTRPKHQIFKDLNITIKPGEHVCAVGPSGSGKSTIASLLLRYYDVNSGSIEFGDEDIRNFNLRKYRRLLGYVQQEPLLFNGTILENILYCIPPEIAEQEVRIGRAIGQANCTKFLANFPDGLQTMVGARGAQLSGGQKQRIALARAFLLDPAVLILDEATSALDSQSEEIVAKNLQRRVERGLTTISIAHRLSTIKHSTRVIVLGKHGSVVETGSFQDLIAIPNSELNALLAEQQDEEGKERTMNSDSGIAQEV, encoded by the coding sequence ATGATTGTAAGAATGATACGTCTTTGTAATGGCCCAAAGTTGTTACGAAGTCAATTCACATCAGCAAGCGCACTATATTCAACCAAGCCATTGTTCAAACCCCTTACGTGCCAAAAAGTAGGGATGGCTTTAATCATTCCACGCAGAAagcagtttttctttcgttCGATTCGATTACAGTCAAGCATTACGGAAGGAAAGAAGCCCACCAAGCCCACTTTAAAATTATCCGATGCgaattcaaaatcttcgGGGTTTAAAGACATTAAGCGGCTGTTCGTCTTATCTAAACCGGAATCCAGATATATTGGACTTGCCCTTCTTTTAATCCTCATTTCAAGTTCAGTAAGTATGGCTGTGCCTTCCGTTATCGGTAAGTTATTAGACTTGGCTTCCGAAAGTGACGacaaagatgaagaggGATCAAAAAGCAATAAGTTATATGGTCTAACCAAGAAGCAATTTTTTACAGCATTAGGAGTAGTGTTTATAATTGGTGCAGTTGCTAATGCAAGTAGAATTATCATTTTAAAGGTCACTGGTGAAAGACTGGTTGCGAGATTAAGAACGAGAACAATGAAAGCTGCCTTAGATCAAGATGCCACATTTTTAGATACTAACCGTGTTGGTGATTTGATTTCAAGATTATCATCCGATGCATCTATAGTGGCTAAATCTGTTACACAGAACGTCTCTGATGGTACAAGAGCAATTATCCAAGGATTTGTCGGCTTTGGTATGATGAGCTTCCTCTCCTGGAAATTAACTTGCGTTATGATGGTTTTAGCCCCTCCCTTAGGTGCTATGGCACTGATATATGGTAGGAAGATACGAAACCTATCAAGACAGTTACAAACTTCAGTAGGTGGGTTAACAAAAGTGGCAGAAGAACAATTAAATGCCACTAGAACTATTCAAGCATAtggtggtgaaaaaaaCGAAGTTCACCGTTATGCAAAGGAAGTTAGAAATGTATTTCATATTGGCCTAAAGGAAGCTGTTACTTCTGGTTTATTTTTCGGGAGTACTGGGCTAGTTGGTAACACTGCAATGCTGTCGTTATTATTGGTTGGAACGAGTATGATTCAAAGTGGCACAATGACCGTCGGTGAATTATCAAGTTTCATGATGTACGCCGTGTATACCGGAAGTTCATTATTTGGCTTATCGAGCTTCTACTCAGAACTTATGAAGGGTGCTGGTGCCGCTGCCAGAGTCTTTGAATTAAATGACCGTAAGCCATTGATTCGTCCGACTATTGGGAGGGATCCTGTGTCATTGGCGCAAAAACCTAtcgttttcaaaaatgtgTCGTTCACTTATCCAACTCGGCCCAAACATCAGATTTTCAAGGATTTGAATATTACTATCAAACCCGGTGAACATGTCTGCGCTGTCGGGCCATCAGGAAGTGGTAAATCAACGATTGCATCTTTGTTGCTCAGGTACTACGATGTGAACTCAGGATCGATTGAGTTTGGTGATGAAGACATCAGAAACTTCAACTTGAGAAAGTATCGAAGATTACTAGGATACGTACAGCAAGAACCACTACTTTTCAATGGAACCATTTTAGAAAACATCCTCTACTGTATTCCGCCTGAAATTGCGGAGCAGGAAGTTCGTATTGGACGTGCCATTGGGCAAGCTAACTGCACAAAGTTTCTGGCCAATTTCCCAGACGGATTGCAGACTATGGTTGGCGCTAGAGGTGCACAATTGTCCGGTGgtcaaaagcaaagaatCGCATTAGCTAGAGCGTTCTTATTGGATCCTGCCGTCCTTATTTTAGATGAAGCAACCAGCGCCCTTGACTCGCAAAGTGAAGAAATAGTGGCGAAAAACCTTCAGAGACGTGTAGAAAGGGGTTTAACAACTATATCAATTGCACATAGGCTTTCGACTATCAAACACAGCACTAGGGTCATAGTGTTAGGGAAACACGGCTCAGTTGTTGAAACTGGTTCATTCCAAGATCTGATCGCTATTCCTAATAGTGAGCTGAATGCTTTGCTTGCCGAACAGCAGGATGAGGAAGGAAAAGAACGAACGATGAATTCGGACAGTGGCATTGCTCAAGAAGTATAA